In Streptococcus parauberis NCFD 2020, the sequence TATCATTTTCAATTCTTTGTTTCCAAGGAATTGTATTTCTGAAATAAGCTTGGTTATATCCTGTTATTCCGGGACGTACTAATAACTTTCTCTTTTCCGATTCAGTATATTCTTTAATATGCTCAGGAAGATCTGGTCGAGGTCCAACTAGACTCATATCTCCTTTAAGGACATTTAAAATTTGAGGAATTTCGTCAACACTTGTTTTTCTAATAAATTTACCAATTCTAGTTAAACGTGGATCATCTTCTGAATTGAAAGTTGATCCATCAGAATTTCGTATATCAGGGACATTAAGCTTCATAGACCTAAACTTATACATCTTAAAAATTTTTCCATTTTTTCCGAGACGTTCAGCGTTATAAAAAATTGACCCCCTATCTTCAAAATAAATAATTGGTCCAAAAATAATTAAGATTAAAAGGTAAATAGGCAAAAATAGGACAGCGAAACAAATGTCCAACATTCTTTTAAAGAAACTACTATACACTTTTTATATCCTCAACAATTCTCTTAAATGTTTCACTAACATAATTAACTTCTTCATCTGTTAGTTTAGTATGAAGAGGTAAAGTTATAGTATTTTGATAATAAGCCAATGCATTTGGATAGTCCTTAATATCAAAACCCATATTGGCATAAGCTGTTAATAATGGGAGTGGTTTATAATGAACATTACATGCAATCCCTTCTTCAGCCATTTTTATGATAATTTCATTTCGTTGTTCAATTGTAATTTCATCTATATGAGTAATATATAAATGTTTAGATGAATTATAGTGATTACTAATATGTTTTAATGGATTAATCGATGTTCCTTTGAAAAATTTATTATAATTCTCTACAATTTCATGACGACGTTCCAATAATGTAAGATAACGATTAAATTGAGCTAAGCCAATTGAAGCCATGATATCTGTCATATTACATTTATAACCTGGTAGAACAATATCATATTCCCAAGAACCTAATTTTGTTTTTGCTAATGCATCCTTAGTTTGACCATGTAATGATAAGATTTGGAATTGTTTATACAACTCTTCATTATTAATACCTAAATTAGCTTTCCAAGTAATTGCTCCACCTTCTGCAGTAGTGAAATTTTTGACGGCATGAAACGAGAAGGCCGTAAAATCAGCAATATTACCAACCATTATATCATTTTGAGATGCACCAAAAGCATGTGCACCATCAGCAAGTACAATCACTCTACCAATTGATTTTTGAAAATCATTAGTTGGTTGAAATAAGTTTTTCTTTTCTTCAACAATATCAAAAATGGTTTTATAATCACAAGGAATACCGGCTAAATCAACGGGGATGATTACTTTTGTTTTTTCATTAATAGCTTTAGATACGAAAGTATAGTCCATTTCATGACTATCTGATTGAATATCAATCATGACCGGTTTAGCACCAACGTGTTCAATTACACTACAGGAGGCCGTATAAGTCATTGCAGGAACAATGACTTCATCACCAGGTCCGACACCAAGTAAACGAAGAGCTAATTCAAGCGCAGCAGTTGCAGAATTAAGACAAACCGTTTTAGAAGTTCCTAGAAACTCAGAAATCTTTGACTCCAATTTTTTAGTTTTGGGTCCTGTGGTAATCCATCCTGAGCGTAATGCATCAATAACTTCGACAATCTCTTCTTCTGTAATATCTGGTGGAGAAAAGGGAATATTCATAGTTTTCATAATTCAACTTCTTTCTATTATTTAATGACATGAATAACAGTTAACATCATTATTTTAATGTCTTCAATAAAAATAAATTTATATTTACTCAATATTCTTTTACATTTTAAATGGAAGTATCTTATCAACATAAGCATCGTCAATTGTCCTACCTTCTGAAGTATACTTATCTAATAACACTTCTTTATGTTTACTTGACAAATATTTCACATTGGCTAGTAATTATAAAGTTATTTTCATCTTATCAGTATATTGAGCAACATATTTCAATATTACTGGTCTAGCAGCAACGAAACTCATATAACCTTCTATAATAATTAAAAGTTGTGGAATTTCATCTAATCTATACTTTCTGTTAAATGAGCTTTTTTGCAATTTTTTATCATTTTTTGTCGTTACTAATAATCCTAGCTGATCTACATGAGACACCATAGTTCTGAACTTATAAAGTTTACCACATTTAGTTACGCGCTCTTGTCGATAAAAACTGGCCATTATCTTCTAATTTTATAAGAATAGCCATTATTAAAAACACTGGTGATAGTATTAATAGTAAAATAACTGCAACCATTTTATCAAAAATCAATTTAAATAATAAAACAGTTTTTTTATTTTCGATTATTGATTCTGCATGCTTCACTACTTGAAAATTTAAAAATTCTTTATTCATTATTACTTTTCTACTCTTGTTTTGCAAAGTGAATCAATGTTTCTTTCAAATTGTCTGCTGGAAGTTGATCCAAGTTTGTTATGATGGCTTCAACTTCTGCTAATGGCTTGCTGGTTACCTTACCAACAAAAATTTTGTCGTGAATCTGTTCACTAACACGTTCGTTAGATGATAATAACTCTTCATAAAGTTTTTCACCAGGTCTGATTCCTGATTCTACAATTTTAATATCTTCTTCTGTGTGACCACTCAATTTGATTACTTTTTTCGCAAGGTCTAAAATTTTGACTGGTTCACCCATATCAAGGACAAAGACCTCTCCACCTTTAGCCAAAAATCCTGCTTGAATGAAAAGACGACTAGCTTCCGGAATAGTCATGAAATAACGGGTCATTCTAAAGTCTGTTACTGTGATAGGTCCACCTTTTTTGATTTGCTCTTTAAAGAGAGGAACCACACTACCACGACTACCAAGGACGTTACCGAATCGCACAGCTGCAAACTGAGTTTTACCTTCTTCATTCAAGCCAGTGACGATCATTTCAGCGAAGCGCTTAGTTGCACCCATCACATTAGGTGGATTAACAGCTTTGTCAGTTGAGACCATGATAAATTTAGGAATCCCAGCAGCCTTGGCTGCTTCCGCCACATTTTTTGTCCCAAAGATATTATTTTTAACAGCTTCTTTTGGATTGTATTCCATCAATGGCACATGTTTATGTGCTGCAGCATGATAGACTATATCAGGTCGATAATTCGCCATAATTTCAAAAATCAAGTCTCGATCTTGAATGTCCGCGATAATTGGGACAATGTCAATTCGTCCCTTTAACAGTGCTGATAATTCACGATGAATCAGATAAATGGAATTTTCACCATGCCCTAAAAGTAAAATGCGTGCTGGATTAAATTTAGAAACTTGACGACAGATTTCTGAACCAATTGATCCTCCTGCACCAGTTACAAGAACTGTTTTCCCGTTAAAGAATGAATTTAAAGACGTTTGATCTAATACTACTTCCTTTCGTCCAAGTAGGTCAGCAATCTCAATTTCTTTAAATTTATTAAGTGACACATTACCTAGAACGATATTCTCAATACTAGGCATATTGTTTACGTGAATGTTTGCGTTACGGCAGATATCTAAGATTGATTCTCGTTCTTCCCCAGATAAACTTGGGATGGCAATCGTAACTTGATTAACTTCATATTCTGCTACTAATCTTGGAATGGAATTTTTATTTCCCAGTACTTTAATCCCGTGTAAGTAGGTGCCTAATTTATTGATATCAGCATCAACAATACCGACAATGTCAATATCTTTACTCTTAGTCAGAATTGTTTGAATAAAGGCACTACCACCTTCACCGGCACCAACAACCAACATTTTTGTCTTTTGGTCTTTTTTATTATGTTTGACAAACAAATTTTGTTCATGCCACATCCGCCAAATCATCCGAGGAAGGATAATTAAAAATGTTCCAAAAAGGAATGATAAGAAAAGAAAACGACGACTGAATGTATCTAGGAAAAGAACGTCCACCAAATAACTTAATAGGGATGCGAAGAACATGTTAGCTGTTAGGATAAAGATGACTTTATTATCGGTAAAACGATTGATAATGGAAAAGATTCGAGCTCTTATTCCTAAAACTGTATAAACGAAAAGTGTTACAAAAAGAGTAATATAGATTTCTTTGTCGCTTAATCGAGTACTGTATGATAGCAAGAACCGAAAAGCCGACAGATGTGCGAATGTGATCATAAACACATCAATCAGATATAAAATCGCTCTTTTTTGACTTCTTTTCATTTTTTATCTTCTCTTTCTAGATTTCTTTTTAGCTGGCTTACCATAATTCCCGTAAGCCCCATAACTACCATAACCACCATATGAATCAAGTGTTTCTTCTACTTTATTTAAAATAACACCCAAGAACAAAGCACCACTTTGTTCCATTTGTTCTTTTGCTTTTTGGATAAAGCGTCGTTTAATAGCCCCAGCTTCTGTTACTAAGATGTTTGCGTCAGCCTTTTGTGAAATAATCGCTGAGTCGATAACAAGGCCAATAGGTGGGGTATCGATAATCACATAATCAAATAACTCTTTTACAGTATCGATCATGAAATTAAAATTGCTATTTTGGAGTAAAGTTGTTGGATTAGGAGGAACATGTCCTGCTGGAATCAACATTAAGTTTTCAATATTTGTATGAGAGATAACTGCTGATAATTCTGCATTACCTGACAGGTAACTTGATAGACCTTCATACTTTTCATCAGCTTTAAATGTACCAGACATAACTGAATTACGGATGTCTGCATCGATTAATAGGGTTTTAAGACCTGCTTTAGCAAATGAGATAGCAATATTTGCGGATGTTGTCGATTTTCCTTCACCAGGTTGTACTGAAGTCAAGGTGATAACTTTTAAATCTCGACCACTAAATTGGATGTTAGTCCGAATGGAGTTATAGTACTCTTCGGCGATATCATATAGTTCTTTTTTACTTTTTACTAATTCTAAACGTGCCATTCTTTACCTCTTACATCTTGTTAGTGTTAGGTACAATACCTAACAAAGTCATACCAAGAAGCTCTTCAACATCTTCTGGGCGTTTCACGCGGTCATCAACGACTTCTCCGACAATCACTGTCACGATTGTTAAGAAAGCACCGAATAAAATACCAACAAGTGTGTTACGTTTGATATTTGGTGAAGATGGACTTGTCGGCATAACTGCTTTTTCAAGCGGAGTCACATCTTGAACCTTAGTGACTGATTTAATTTTTTCGGATGCAACATCGCGAACTGAGTTTGCTAAGTCTTTAGCAGCCTGAGGGTCATGATTTGTCACAGCAATTGAGATAACACGTGTATCTGCTGGAATTGTTACCGCAATCATCTTACTCAATTCTTCCGGTGTCATTGAAACACCGTCATTAGCAATGACATCTTTCATAACATCACGAGATGTTATAATTTCCTTATAGTCATTAACTAATAAACCACCGGCTTGCAAGTCAGTTGCTGACAAATTATCAGCTTGTTGTGTTTTATTAAGAACATAAATACGTGTTGATGCTGTGTAAGAGGGCTTAATTAAGAAGATACTAGATAATAAAGCCAAAGTCCCAAAAAACAGGGCCATGAAAATAATTAAAAACTTCTTCGTCCATAACTTCTTTAATAAACTCAATACATCAATTTCCATTGTTGGTTTTTCCATGTTATTCATAAATTCTCCTATAAAAATTCGTTATTGATCAAACTTGCAGCATTCTCTTCAAAAAGTTTTCTTGCCCGTCTTGTTCCATAATCCTTTTCAACGATTTGATAAGCCTGTTTCATATATGGTGGACGTTTTTTTAGATTATGCATATCACTTGATATACAATGGACTAAGTCCTTATCCAAAAAGTATTTGGCACGTTTTTTAAAGATTTTAAGTTTATCACCAAATAGCTTCGCTTTTAAGACATGGGCACTATTGACTTGCGTGTAACAACCCATATTAATTAACTCCTGCACACGGTCCCCATTAAATTCAAGAGCTGCGTAGCGTTCGATATGCGCGACAATTGGTGTAATTCCTAACATTAACACTTGAGATAAAGCTAAATGGATATCCTTCCATGGGGTCATCTGGCTAAATTCAATTAAAGCAAAACGTGTATCGTTCATGCGAGGAATTTCATTATTTTCCAGTTTTTTTAGAATGTCTGCTGTGAAGTATAATTCACCACCGTATAACAAAGTTAAGTCTGGAAACTTATCTGCAGCTTCCCGTTTAACATGCTTAAATTTATTTAAAATGTCATCTTCTGGTGTTTCAAACATTCCTTTTCTGCGATGTGATGTTGATACAATTGTACGAACACCTTGCTTATAACTTTCCTCGAGTAACGATAAACTTTCATCTATTGTTAGCGGACCATCATCCACATCGAAAATGATGTGGGAATGGATATCAATCATTTAGTTCCCCTCCATGGTATTTTTTATTGCTTCTTTTGCAGTTTCGACACTCTGATCATCTAGTTTTAACATGTATAGAGCAGAACCTGGCATTGCATAAGATGGTAATTCACCAGTTGACCCTGAACCAGTAACATCTTGTGACGTTACTGTATATGATGATTTATCAGCTACCTGTGAATTTGCTAATGTCATCAATTGATTTAATGATAAATTAGTTTGAATTGAATTTTGTAATCCCGTTACAATTGATGTAAATTGAGCTGGTGATTTAATTGTTGATAATTTTAGAATAACTGCCGAGATGACCTTCTCTTGATTTTTACCACGATCGTTATCTCCACCTTGTAGTGAATGACGTTCGCGAACAAATGTTAGAGCTTGTTTTGAATTCAGAGCAATCCGACCTTGTGGGAAGTCATAACCATTTGCACTAAAAGCTTGGTCATTATTAACTTCAATGCCACCTAATAAATCAATTAGATCCATGAAAGTCGAGAAATTAATTCTTGCATAGTTATTAATCTTGATGTTATATAGACTTTCTAGAGTTGCCATAGAAGTCTCTACACCATAGATTCCAGCATGAGTTAACTTATCGTACTGATCTCCTCCGCCGCCAGGTATTTTCACATAAGAATCACGAGGTGTTGTTGTTAACAGAACTTTGTGGGTCTTAGTATTGGCAGTCAAAATGATGTTCACGTCTGAACGTGAAACTGTAGAAATTGCGCCATAAGTATCAATACCACTGATATAGACATTAAAGGAATCCTTATTTGATGACAGTTTATTTGACGATTTGATTGCTTTTTTGACTTTGTAAGTGTAAATAGTCTTAACTTTATCCCTATAGTTGGCATCTGATTGCTCAATCAATGAACCATAGGCACTATTTAAGACCATCGCCTTTGAAGAACCAATCATCATTTTGTCATAAGCTTCCTTATATGAAGCAACATTATTGCTTGCTAAATCAATTTTTTTGTCTTCTTTAATACGCTTTAACAAAGAATGAATATTCGATGCATCCATATCAGTTGGTGCATCAACTTCTTTCAACTCAGAAACAGATTGAATTGAACTATCTTTAGGAACAACTACTGACATTTCAACTTCTGAGAAAGATGCCGTTTTATTCATCTGTGCTGTAAAGTCAATAGTTTGTTTAAAAGCAAAAAGAGTAATTGCCAAAATAATGTTAGCAATTATCAAAGTAATCATTGATAGAAATCTTGCTCGTTTTCTAATAATTAAGATAAGCCATAACAAAAAGAGCAAAAATAAAATTCCAGCCACAATTAAATTGAAATGATGGAATGCAAGGAAATTATAAGTATACATTAAGAATGTAATTATAAGTGAAAGCACTGTAAACAATAAAAGTAAAGCGAGATTTATGACGCTAAAACTCCTGCTTCCATTACTTGTAGAACCGCGTCTACTTCTTGATTTTGCTGCCATTTAATAAGTCTCCAAATCATGTTTTTACATAGAAATATAGGAAAATTATACCAAATTTTCACATTTTTTGCAATTTTTGATTATTAGAATATTAACAAAAATTCAATAAATTTCAATGAAGACGGTTACTTTCTAAATTATCTTTTTAAATTAGAAATTGTATATTTTTAAGTTTGTAATATATATGGTTTTTAAAAATATACCGTTGAGGATACTTAATCTTGATAAAAATTGCTATTTAATATAGACTGAAAGTATGAGATTACAACAATTACATTACATTATAAAAGTTGTTGAATGTGGCTCGATGAACGTCGCAGCAAAACAACTTTTCATTACTCAACCTAGCCTCTCAAATGCTGTTAAGGATTTAGAAAACGAGATGGGAATTACTATCTTTAATAGAAATCCAAAGGGTATCACCCTAACAAAGGATGGTGTCGAATTTTTATCTTATGCACGCCAAGTTGTTGAGCAAACATCCCTCTTAGAAGACAGATATAAAAATCTCAATTCTAAACGAGAACTTTTTAGTGTGTCTTCACAGCACTACGCCTTTGTTGTTAATGCTTTTGTCTCACTATTAAAAGAAACCGATATGACCCAGTATGAACTTTTCCTTCGTGAAACAAGAACTTGGGAAATCTTAGATGATGTTAAAAACTTCCGATCTGAAATTGGTGTTTTATTTTTAAACGACTATAACCGTGATGTCCTAAGCAAGATGATGGAGGATGACCACTTAATTGCGACACCACTCTTCAAGGCTCACCCTCACATTTTTATCAGTCGAAATCATCCGCTTGCCAAGCATACACGTTTAACCTTCAATGATTTAAAACCATACCCTTATCTCAGATATGATCAAGGCTTACACAACTCCTTCTACTTTTCGGAAGAAATGTTGTCAGAAATCAGTCATCCCAAATCCATCGTGGTCAGTGACCGAGCAACCTTGTTTAATCTTATGATTGGTTTAGATGGTTATACCATCGCCAGTGGCATTCTGAACAGTAATTTAAACGGAGATGGGATTGTTGCAATCCCACTTGATGTTCCTGACATTATCGATATTGTATATATCACACACGAAAAGGCAAATTTATCAAAAATGGGCCAAGCCTTTATTGATTATTTGATCAAAGAGGTTCAATTTTAAAAGACAAAAGCTAGTCATCCAATGACTAGCTTATTTTAATTGTAACTGCTCTTCGATGACAGTATTAATCCGATCGAAGTAAAATGGCGTGCGTTGATAATCCACTCCAGCATAAGTGGCCAGCTCAATAATTTTATCAAGAAAAGCTTGCGAAGAGAATTGGGTTGTCCGGTGTAACTCTTCTTCATCAAATGCTTTGATTAAATGAGCTAACGGATTACGAACTGATTTTTCAAATTTCCTTAAACCTTCGACAGTTGTTTTTATGTCAGTAGGTAAGTCAGATAATTGAATTAAGTCACTAAGACTTCGACTAGTAATATTGCGGCTTTGACGTTTTGATAAATAGTTATCAAACAATGGCAAGTGAGCTTGATACATAGCATCAAAATTCCAAGTATCATACTCCTCATTTTTAGCATCATTAATAAAAGTATCTAAATTAGGTACTTGTGATTTTACCAACCTCAAAAAGAGACGATAAAGGATTGGTGAAACCGAACGAACAAAATCAATAATTTCACCATTTTTGACTTTTACTTCTAAATCTAAAATGTAATTAGCAAGTTGTTCATCCAATTTATCTTCATTCATAAATAAAGGAATTTGATACTTTTCTTCGATACGTTTTGTATCAGCCTCATGCTCATAGAGAAATTCTAAATTGAGTTCACGACGTTCTTTTAATAATTCAATCAAAAATAAGGTATCCTCAGAAAGGTTCGTCATTTTTGATGCAACTTTAAATGCGTGACTATAAGCATAGACATCCAAAAGGATGTCTATTGTTTCATTTAAATCAGTCATAGGCAATCAGCGTTTCTAGTCCAATCTTCATCATATCAGTGAAAGTTGTTTGACGTTCTTCTGCACTAGTATCTTCACTTGGATCATTCAAGTTATCAGAAATTGTCATGATTCCCAAAGCTTTAACACCATGTTGTGCAGCTAAATAATAGAGGGCTGCAGCTTCCATCTCGATTGCTTTAACGCCTAGTTCCCCAAGAGCCATATTACGTTCAGGCATATTTGAATAAAAAACATCTGAAGATAATACAGAGCCAACATGAGTAGTTACACCCATCTCTTTTGCAATATGGTAAGCCTTATCAAGCAAATCAAAATCAGCAATTTGTGGGAAATCAAATTCTGGGAAATCATTACGGATAATATAAGAATTTGTCGCCGCAGCTTGTGCTAAGACCAATTCACGGACATGAACATTAGGATCAATAGCACCAGCAGTTCCCACACGGATAAGGGTTTTCACCCCATAATCAACAATTAATTCGCGGGCATAGATAGAAATAGATGGCATACCCATCCCAGTCCCCATTACAGAAACACGTTGTCCTTTGTACATACCAGTGTAACCAAACATGTTACGAACCTCGTTGAAACACACAGCATCTTCAAGAAAATTTTCAGCGATGAATTTAGCACGCAAAGGATCCCCCGGAAGAAGAATCTTATCGGCAATCTCGCCAGGTTGCGCAGAAATATGAATAGACATAATTTAAGATATGAAGGGCGACAGAGAACAAAGTAAAAATAGGAAACTGACGACGCATCACAGATACTAGACAGTTTATCTTTTTGACCAAGTCCTTAGCCTGAGTTCAAATCCATGAGCTCAGCCCTCACCTTTCTGATTTTATTTTTTTAGAATTTTATTTTATAGTTCAGCAAGGATTGCTTTTACCAATCCTTTGAAATCTTCTTTGATATGTTGTGTTACTTCAACTACTTCTTCGTGGTTTAATTCTGATTGGAAACCAGCAGCAAAGTTTGTAATGGCAGAAATACCCAAAACTTTCATTCCTGAATGGGCAGCAACAATGACTTCTGGAACAGTTGACATACCAACCGCATCTGCACCGAGTGTCTTGAAGGCACGGATTTCAGCAGGTGTTTCGTAAGTCGGACCTGTAACACCAATATAGACACCACCTTCAAGTTTTATGCCTAATTTGTCAGCAACTGTAAGGGCAGTTTTACGATAATCTGAGGTATAAGCGTCAGACATATCTGGGAAACGTGGACCAAATTCTTCCAAGTTTTCACCAATCAATGGATTATTGCCAGTCATATTGATATGATCTGTAATTACCATTAATGTGCCAGGACCATAGCCAATACCTCCAGCAGCATTTGTTACAAGGACACCAGTACAACCTAAAGCTTTCATCACACGCACAGGGAAAGTTACCGTTTCCAGAGGATTACCTTCGTAAAAATGGAAACGACCTTGCAAAGCAAGTACTTTACGTCCTGCTAATTCACCATATACTAATTTCCCAGCA encodes:
- the cpsA gene encoding LCP family glycopolymer transferase CpsA, which translates into the protein MAAKSRSRRGSTSNGSRSFSVINLALLLLFTVLSLIITFLMYTYNFLAFHHFNLIVAGILFLLFLLWLILIIRKRARFLSMITLIIANIILAITLFAFKQTIDFTAQMNKTASFSEVEMSVVVPKDSSIQSVSELKEVDAPTDMDASNIHSLLKRIKEDKKIDLASNNVASYKEAYDKMMIGSSKAMVLNSAYGSLIEQSDANYRDKVKTIYTYKVKKAIKSSNKLSSNKDSFNVYISGIDTYGAISTVSRSDVNIILTANTKTHKVLLTTTPRDSYVKIPGGGGDQYDKLTHAGIYGVETSMATLESLYNIKINNYARINFSTFMDLIDLLGGIEVNNDQAFSANGYDFPQGRIALNSKQALTFVRERHSLQGGDNDRGKNQEKVISAVILKLSTIKSPAQFTSIVTGLQNSIQTNLSLNQLMTLANSQVADKSSYTVTSQDVTGSGSTGELPSYAMPGSALYMLKLDDQSVETAKEAIKNTMEGN
- the deoD gene encoding purine-nucleoside phosphorylase — its product is MSIHISAQPGEIADKILLPGDPLRAKFIAENFLEDAVCFNEVRNMFGYTGMYKGQRVSVMGTGMGMPSISIYARELIVDYGVKTLIRVGTAGAIDPNVHVRELVLAQAAATNSYIIRNDFPEFDFPQIADFDLLDKAYHIAKEMGVTTHVGSVLSSDVFYSNMPERNMALGELGVKAIEMEAAALYYLAAQHGVKALGIMTISDNLNDPSEDTSAEERQTTFTDMMKIGLETLIAYD
- a CDS encoding DegT/DnrJ/EryC1/StrS family aminotransferase, with the protein product MKTMNIPFSPPDITEEEIVEVIDALRSGWITTGPKTKKLESKISEFLGTSKTVCLNSATAALELALRLLGVGPGDEVIVPAMTYTASCSVIEHVGAKPVMIDIQSDSHEMDYTFVSKAINEKTKVIIPVDLAGIPCDYKTIFDIVEEKKNLFQPTNDFQKSIGRVIVLADGAHAFGASQNDIMVGNIADFTAFSFHAVKNFTTAEGGAITWKANLGINNEELYKQFQILSLHGQTKDALAKTKLGSWEYDIVLPGYKCNMTDIMASIGLAQFNRYLTLLERRHEIVENYNKFFKGTSINPLKHISNHYNSSKHLYITHIDEITIEQRNEIIIKMAEEGIACNVHYKPLPLLTAYANMGFDIKDYPNALAYYQNTITLPLHTKLTDEEVNYVSETFKRIVEDIKSV
- a CDS encoding sugar transferase, with translation MNKEFLNFQVVKHAESIIENKKTVLLFKLIFDKMVAVILLLILSPVFLIMAILIKLEDNGQFLSTRARN
- a CDS encoding tyrosine-protein kinase; translated protein: MARLELVKSKKELYDIAEEYYNSIRTNIQFSGRDLKVITLTSVQPGEGKSTTSANIAISFAKAGLKTLLIDADIRNSVMSGTFKADEKYEGLSSYLSGNAELSAVISHTNIENLMLIPAGHVPPNPTTLLQNSNFNFMIDTVKELFDYVIIDTPPIGLVIDSAIISQKADANILVTEAGAIKRRFIQKAKEQMEQSGALFLGVILNKVEETLDSYGGYGSYGAYGNYGKPAKKKSRKRR
- the cps4B gene encoding capsular polysaccharide biosynthesis protein Cps4B, yielding MIDIHSHIIFDVDDGPLTIDESLSLLEESYKQGVRTIVSTSHRRKGMFETPEDDILNKFKHVKREAADKFPDLTLLYGGELYFTADILKKLENNEIPRMNDTRFALIEFSQMTPWKDIHLALSQVLMLGITPIVAHIERYAALEFNGDRVQELINMGCYTQVNSAHVLKAKLFGDKLKIFKKRAKYFLDKDLVHCISSDMHNLKKRPPYMKQAYQIVEKDYGTRRARKLFEENAASLINNEFL
- a CDS encoding polysaccharide biosynthesis protein; its protein translation is MKRSQKRAILYLIDVFMITFAHLSAFRFLLSYSTRLSDKEIYITLFVTLFVYTVLGIRARIFSIINRFTDNKVIFILTANMFFASLLSYLVDVLFLDTFSRRFLFLSFLFGTFLIILPRMIWRMWHEQNLFVKHNKKDQKTKMLVVGAGEGGSAFIQTILTKSKDIDIVGIVDADINKLGTYLHGIKVLGNKNSIPRLVAEYEVNQVTIAIPSLSGEERESILDICRNANIHVNNMPSIENIVLGNVSLNKFKEIEIADLLGRKEVVLDQTSLNSFFNGKTVLVTGAGGSIGSEICRQVSKFNPARILLLGHGENSIYLIHRELSALLKGRIDIVPIIADIQDRDLIFEIMANYRPDIVYHAAAHKHVPLMEYNPKEAVKNNIFGTKNVAEAAKAAGIPKFIMVSTDKAVNPPNVMGATKRFAEMIVTGLNEEGKTQFAAVRFGNVLGSRGSVVPLFKEQIKKGGPITVTDFRMTRYFMTIPEASRLFIQAGFLAKGGEVFVLDMGEPVKILDLAKKVIKLSGHTEEDIKIVESGIRPGEKLYEELLSSNERVSEQIHDKIFVGKVTSKPLAEVEAIITNLDQLPADNLKETLIHFAKQE
- a CDS encoding sugar transferase is translated as MASFYRQERVTKCGKLYKFRTMVSHVDQLGLLVTTKNDKKLQKSSFNRKYRLDEIPQLLIIIEGYMSFVAARPVILKYVAQYTDKMKITL
- a CDS encoding LysR family transcriptional regulator, encoding MRLQQLHYIIKVVECGSMNVAAKQLFITQPSLSNAVKDLENEMGITIFNRNPKGITLTKDGVEFLSYARQVVEQTSLLEDRYKNLNSKRELFSVSSQHYAFVVNAFVSLLKETDMTQYELFLRETRTWEILDDVKNFRSEIGVLFLNDYNRDVLSKMMEDDHLIATPLFKAHPHIFISRNHPLAKHTRLTFNDLKPYPYLRYDQGLHNSFYFSEEMLSEISHPKSIVVSDRATLFNLMIGLDGYTIASGILNSNLNGDGIVAIPLDVPDIIDIVYITHEKANLSKMGQAFIDYLIKEVQF
- a CDS encoding purine-nucleoside phosphorylase, producing MSLMTKINETRDFLLAKGITEPEFGLILGSGLGELAEEVENAIVIDYSEIPNWGQSTVVGHAGKLVYGELAGRKVLALQGRFHFYEGNPLETVTFPVRVMKALGCTGVLVTNAAGGIGYGPGTLMVITDHINMTGNNPLIGENLEEFGPRFPDMSDAYTSDYRKTALTVADKLGIKLEGGVYIGVTGPTYETPAEIRAFKTLGADAVGMSTVPEVIVAAHSGMKVLGISAITNFAAGFQSELNHEEVVEVTQHIKEDFKGLVKAILAEL
- a CDS encoding sugar transferase; translation: MYSSFFKRMLDICFAVLFLPIYLLILIIFGPIIYFEDRGSIFYNAERLGKNGKIFKMYKFRSMKLNVPDIRNSDGSTFNSEDDPRLTRIGKFIRKTSVDEIPQILNVLKGDMSLVGPRPDLPEHIKEYTESEKRKLLVRPGITGYNQAYFRNTIPWKQRIENDIYYINHLTFCLDVKVLFVTAWSIIIRKTVFMTEEQKKE
- a CDS encoding Wzz/FepE/Etk N-terminal domain-containing protein; the protein is MNNMEKPTMEIDVLSLLKKLWTKKFLIIFMALFFGTLALLSSIFLIKPSYTASTRIYVLNKTQQADNLSATDLQAGGLLVNDYKEIITSRDVMKDVIANDGVSMTPEELSKMIAVTIPADTRVISIAVTNHDPQAAKDLANSVRDVASEKIKSVTKVQDVTPLEKAVMPTSPSSPNIKRNTLVGILFGAFLTIVTVIVGEVVDDRVKRPEDVEELLGMTLLGIVPNTNKM